The Littorina saxatilis isolate snail1 linkage group LG1, US_GU_Lsax_2.0, whole genome shotgun sequence nucleotide sequence TGTCCTACACTACGTGACCTAAGAGTATTATTGATAAAGCCAAAATATTATAATCATCCATGTATGTACCGATATACTTTGCTTATATCTACTGGAAATGtcagtcaaatatccaaattagcACAATACATTTATCAGGGAATGAAAAGATTAATCACTGTGACATGATTTATGATGTATTACTGCTTGATGTGTACACATTTGGGTCATTTATGAAACACAATGTTTTActatgattatgttgtatatgggcgcatacccttcagaaggtgctctggcctaaaactgaataaactttcgtattcgtattcgtattctctctctctctctttctttttatttgtataaaatattatgaaatattttgaaagaaaagggttgaagttatcccttgttcgccatgtcttgttatcagaatgtgtattgattattagttttagaacgtgtccataagcagtctgcttgttaacgttcttaatgttgttactgtttataacgtgtatacaagaaattattaaaaacacgcttaaaccaaatttatgatatgttcttactttcattttattataatcatgtagcagtagttttctttacttgcttattctttagcaattttagattagtccctctttagggcgagggccagatgtaaaaaagcagatcactgcttactctattaccctcgttaaataaagaattgttcttgttcttgttcttgttcaacGAAATTGCATGAGGCTATCTCCGAGTTTACTGACCAAGCAAAGACATATCCCAGTACATAGGCCACAGTAGGCAGGAGAATGACGGCCACGTAGATTCTCCAGGTGACGAAGAACATACGAGGGTAGAGAGCGAACATCAAAGCCTCCGTCAGCACAATACTCAATGCTGCACACACGCTGCCGACCTGAAGCAAGAACAtctgataataataataataataataataataataataataataattgtcacaaagatgtgggtatgatatttgtgatgtgaaacacgtcgtgattttaacctccctaaatattGAATTGCGATGCGTAGGGGACAGGAGAAGCGTTATCACGGGTTTCGTGGGTTGCACGAGGAAATAGCTTTAGCttgacatgagttgtgtttaCAAGTTTGAGAAATAGAGCTGGTTATGAACTAGAAAGATTACAGCGCCTAAGATTTTCAACCAGGAAGGTTGTCAGCGTGTGTCGGTCTTGTTCGGGGAACAagcactctttcaagagacgggtctcttaaggagtttccatgaggagtTTTCCATGGCGTGTACGAGGGACGGACCTTACACGGGAGAATGCGGAGCGATGGTGGAGGaagagaccacatcggcgcagacATGGCTAGACGGGGGAGTGGTGCTACTCACTAATGGCGGAAGAGTGTTCCTCGGGGAGGAACGTGTGAAATATGCATAATAGCATTTACAAGGAGAGTGTGTTTCTGGGAAATCATCATCTACATAGATTCAGCGGCACAAGgatgtgtaaatgacgacatgcagtgagccgtgatacgaactcgtgagtgtctgtcaacacCTTAACTTGTGCGCTAATCTATTTGTGAGATAATTATTTATACCATGTATTCAATCACATGTTTGAGTAATTGCTATaagattgtgtgaactgtgtgttcgAGAGGTTGATTGTTATTGATGTATTGAAGTGAAGAATTGTGCTGTAATTTGTGAGGAATtaataagtctgtatcctcccaaattctgtgtttgaagtgtgtaGTGCGAAGAGTGAAGAGTCAGTTTAATTATATAGGGCAGAACACGAATACATAACAGTAACTCCTTTATTCGCACCataatccacttcatgacaataataataatgataataataataataataataataataataagggtatttatagggcgcaaatccaAAAATTGTCTAAGCGCCTGATGTCAGCATCTCTTGACACACTATATATAGAAATAATGCAAACGTATGGAATCTCTGTGAATATTAGCGTCTATTTTACATAAGAGATTTCTTCCACTGCATTCAATTATACGAATTTATGTATTGAATTGATGTATTGAAGTGAAGAATTGTGCTGTAATTTGTGAGGAATtaataagtctgtatcctcccaaattctgtgaTTGAAGTGTGGAGTGCGAAGAGTGAAGAGTCAGTTTAATTATATAGGGCAGAACACGAATACATAACAGTAACTCCTTTATTCGCACCataatccacttcatgacaataataataatgataataataataataataataataataataataataataatagtaagggtatttatagggcgcaaatccaAAAATTGTCTAAGCGCCTGATGTCAGCATCTCTTGACACGCTATATATAGAAATAATGCAAACGTATGGAATCTCTGTGAATATTAGCGTCTATTTTACATAAGAGATTTCTTCCACTGCATTCAATTATACGAATTTATGAAGACCGTTGCTGGTTTAGGCATCCTCTATTTGAGCAGAATGCCGATGGGCAATATGTCCCTTCATATTACACACATTTATAACGACTGCTGACAGTTTAGGTCTTCTCCATCTCCGCAGGATACCGGCGTATAATATCCCCTGATATTACACTACTTTATGACGAACGCTGCCAGTTAAGGCCTCCTCCATTTGAGCAGGATGCCAGCGGATAATATCTCTTTATATTGCACACCTTTATAACGACTGCTGCCAGTTTAGGTCTCCTCCATCTCAGCAGGATGCCGGCGGGTAATATCCTCTTATATTACACACCTTTATAACGACTGCTGCCAGTTTAGATCTCCTCCACCTCCATCTCAGCAGGATGCCGGCGGGTAATATCCTCTTGTATTACACACCTTTATAACGACTGCTGCCAGTTTAGGTCTCCTCCATCCAAGCAGGATCCAGCGGGTAATATCGCTTTATGTTACACACCGTCATGAAGACTGCTGACATTTAGTGCCGCCTACCTTTGAGCGGGATACCTGCGGGTAATATCCCCTCATATTAACACCTTTATAACGACTGCTGCCAGTTTAGGTCTCCTCCATCTCGGCAAGATGCCAGTGAGTAATATCCCTTTGTATCACATACCTTAATGAGGACTGCTGCCAGTTTAGGTCTCTTCCATCTCAGCAGGATGCCAGCGGCAGCAGGGAAGACAACCAGGGCAAAAGCCTCGGCGATGTTCCTGTAGGGAATGGCGGCTGTGGTGGCTGACCAGCTTCCCCCGTAGATCCACAGGTTGAGGGGCAGCATGCCGGCGGCCAGGGCTGTGTTGATGGTGGTCATGCTCACACTGAAATGATTAAGCAGAATTTGCCTTGTGTTTGCAGACCCTCTGGCCAAACGCTGGCTAACAATTCACGTTAAACCATTctcaaaaaaacaaattaataTTTTCAGAATCATAACTTCTTATCACAATCGTCGTCATGTTCGTTATCTGTCCCGCagttgtcgttgtcgtcatcaTTACCTGAGAGGCACATCACCATCCACCCAGTAGGTGAAGATGTTGGACGTGGAGCCTCCGGGGCAACAACTCATCACCAGCATCCCCAAGGCTTGCAGGGGCGGTAACTGAAGCGCGTGACCCGCGCCGAACGCCAATAGGGGGAGCAGAACAAACTGGGCCACGGCACCGATGACGATTCCGAACGGGCGACGTAAATGTGCAAAcaaatctttgacgtcaatttgGCAGCCGACGGAAAACATGATGACGAGGAGCACAAGCATGAGCACGATTTTTGCGGCCACCTGAAAGAAGCACTTTCAAACACATCATTTATGACACGTTTTCTGAAGGTTGTCACCTTAGAATTATATGGGACTTTTACGCTGCACTCAGTGTACTGTAATTCAGGCGTTTCTGCAACGCTCTATTACTCCAAAATGCTACCTAACTATAATAATTCCTTGATATAATGTAACTCCAACTCTAAAACGTTCTGAATGAGTTTTTCTtcgattgttttttgtttttgctttttttgtttattgctaaAGGGGAGGACGAACATGATGATCACCATGATtatcatgatgatgatgccaCTGACAAACAGCGGTGGGTAGTACTTACCTGCAAAGGACTACTCCCGGAGTTCTCAGGTGATGTCGCATTAAAACTGTTGGAAACATTCCCGAAGTCAACTGTGTAGTTTGCGATGTTAAACTGCTGTCCTTTCgaactgtttctttctttccagtCCATTTTCTGTTCagcaacaaagaaaagaaacgtccaataaaaaaagaaagcagGAAGAGCTAAACAAACGCtgataatgctgacacacaatAATTATTGAGTATCTGGTCTGATTTGCTGAGTTACTCTGGCCTTATTGCTTCCTTCTTcttgctctctccctctccttctcttgCGCCTGCAAGATTTTTCACGATATGTTGTGCTCtataattgataaacacgcaccactacgtcagcatagagtgaaacatccccagctc carries:
- the LOC138968734 gene encoding ileal sodium/bile acid cotransporter-like, which produces MDWKERNSSKGQQFNIANYTVDFGNVSNSFNATSPENSGSSPLQVAAKIVLMLVLLVIMFSVGCQIDVKDLFAHLRRPFGIVIGAVAQFVLLPLLAFGAGHALQLPPLQALGMLVMSCCPGGSTSNIFTYWVDGDVPLSVSMTTINTALAAGMLPLNLWIYGGSWSATTAAIPYRNIAEAFALVVFPAAAGILLRWKRPKLAAVLIKVGSVCAALSIVLTEALMFALYPRMFFVTWRIYVAVILLPTVAYVLGYVFAWIVRMESPQRRTVSMETAVQNFPLCMTLLALSYPKEQLGEIAIYPLLFGCFILVESILFVAGFRLKEWINRRSQKGVEEKQRMFFLNGDCQKKEEKEKEKEKADSIEKEKETWKMENEKDNVTVYA